A window of the Canis lupus baileyi chromosome 8, mCanLup2.hap1, whole genome shotgun sequence genome harbors these coding sequences:
- the LOC140638086 gene encoding uncharacterized protein isoform X1, with protein MSRDRPAKLGALGINMQTAWKRRQQQQPQLRQPFFRGDPEEGLYSWKQCVCGGRARSTYTPMSYSSPLTRLGGLWCCGRGVVPFLGTFLTELFMLDTAMEEYLEGNEVNHRKKNKEYRVLTEILLLQVAADRYRIEPEQPFRAWFQSGTWLSEEESYTLSCQLEPRAGHQTGGAGRSHPQA; from the exons ATGTCCAGG GACCGGCCGGCTAAGCTTGGAGCCCTGGGGATCAACATGCAGACAGCATGGAagaggcggcagcagcagcag CCACAGCTTCGACAACCCTTCTTTCGAGGTGACCCGGAGGAGGGTCTATACAGCTGGAAACAATGTGTCTGTGGTGGCAGGGCCCGGagcacctacaccccgatgtccTACAGCTCGCCCTTGACGCGCTTAGGAGGACTCTGGTGTTGTGGGAGG GGTGTCGTCCCCTTCCTGGGCACCTTCCTCACCGAGCTCTTCATGCTGGATACTGCCATGGAGGAGTACCTGGAG GGCAATGAGGTCAACCACCGGAAGAAGAACAAG GAGTACCGAGTCCTGACCGAGATCCTGCTGCTCCAGGTGGCCGCGGATCGGTACCGCATCGAGCCCGAGCAGCCGTTCCGGGCCTGGTTCCAGTCTGGGACGTGGCTCAGCGAGGAGGAGAG CTACACCCTGTCCTGCCAGCTGGAGCCCCGAGCCGGCCACCAGACAGGAGGAGCCGGCCGCAGTCACCCTCAGGCCTGA
- the LOC140638086 gene encoding ral guanine nucleotide dissociation stimulator-like isoform X3, with product MSRDRPAKLGALGINMQTAWKRRQQQQGVVPFLGTFLTELFMLDTAMEEYLEGNEVNHRKKNKEYRVLTEILLLQVAADRYRIEPEQPFRAWFQSGTWLSEEESYTLSCQLEPRAGHQTGGAGRSHPQA from the exons ATGTCCAGG GACCGGCCGGCTAAGCTTGGAGCCCTGGGGATCAACATGCAGACAGCATGGAagaggcggcagcagcagcag GGTGTCGTCCCCTTCCTGGGCACCTTCCTCACCGAGCTCTTCATGCTGGATACTGCCATGGAGGAGTACCTGGAG GGCAATGAGGTCAACCACCGGAAGAAGAACAAG GAGTACCGAGTCCTGACCGAGATCCTGCTGCTCCAGGTGGCCGCGGATCGGTACCGCATCGAGCCCGAGCAGCCGTTCCGGGCCTGGTTCCAGTCTGGGACGTGGCTCAGCGAGGAGGAGAG CTACACCCTGTCCTGCCAGCTGGAGCCCCGAGCCGGCCACCAGACAGGAGGAGCCGGCCGCAGTCACCCTCAGGCCTGA
- the LOC140638086 gene encoding ral guanine nucleotide dissociation stimulator-like isoform X2, whose product MQTAWKRRQQQQPQLRQPFFRGDPEEGLYSWKQCVCGGRARSTYTPMSYSSPLTRLGGLWCCGRGVVPFLGTFLTELFMLDTAMEEYLEGNEVNHRKKNKEYRVLTEILLLQVAADRYRIEPEQPFRAWFQSGTWLSEEESYTLSCQLEPRAGHQTGGAGRSHPQA is encoded by the exons ATGCAGACAGCATGGAagaggcggcagcagcagcag CCACAGCTTCGACAACCCTTCTTTCGAGGTGACCCGGAGGAGGGTCTATACAGCTGGAAACAATGTGTCTGTGGTGGCAGGGCCCGGagcacctacaccccgatgtccTACAGCTCGCCCTTGACGCGCTTAGGAGGACTCTGGTGTTGTGGGAGG GGTGTCGTCCCCTTCCTGGGCACCTTCCTCACCGAGCTCTTCATGCTGGATACTGCCATGGAGGAGTACCTGGAG GGCAATGAGGTCAACCACCGGAAGAAGAACAAG GAGTACCGAGTCCTGACCGAGATCCTGCTGCTCCAGGTGGCCGCGGATCGGTACCGCATCGAGCCCGAGCAGCCGTTCCGGGCCTGGTTCCAGTCTGGGACGTGGCTCAGCGAGGAGGAGAG CTACACCCTGTCCTGCCAGCTGGAGCCCCGAGCCGGCCACCAGACAGGAGGAGCCGGCCGCAGTCACCCTCAGGCCTGA